A window of the Thalassospira indica genome harbors these coding sequences:
- the fsa gene encoding fructose-6-phosphate aldolase: MKFFIDTADIDAIRELAMSGLVDGVTTNPSLVAKSGRPFLELIKEICDVVDGPVSAEVAATDYETMVAEGRKLAKIADNVVVKLPLTADGLKACRTFTDEGIQTNVTLCFSVGQAILAAKAGATYVSPFVGRLDDISSDGMQLIADIVDVYGNYPNWTTEVLVASARGPQHVVDSARLGADVVTIPPQVLGQLTKHPLTDKGLEAFLADWEKTGQSIL; encoded by the coding sequence ATGAAGTTTTTCATCGATACCGCTGACATCGACGCAATCCGCGAACTGGCCATGTCCGGCCTCGTGGACGGTGTCACCACCAACCCCTCGCTGGTAGCAAAGTCTGGCCGACCGTTTCTCGAACTGATCAAGGAAATTTGTGACGTTGTCGACGGCCCGGTCAGCGCAGAAGTTGCTGCGACCGATTACGAAACCATGGTTGCCGAAGGCCGCAAGCTTGCCAAGATCGCCGACAATGTCGTCGTCAAGCTGCCGCTGACTGCTGATGGTCTCAAGGCTTGCCGCACCTTCACCGACGAAGGCATTCAGACCAACGTAACACTTTGCTTCTCGGTTGGTCAGGCCATTCTGGCTGCCAAGGCCGGTGCGACCTATGTTTCACCGTTCGTTGGCCGTCTGGATGACATTTCCTCTGATGGTATGCAGCTGATAGCCGACATCGTTGATGTTTATGGCAACTACCCTAACTGGACCACCGAAGTGCTTGTTGCTTCGGCACGTGGCCCGCAGCATGTTGTCGACTCGGCCCGTCTCGGTGCTGACGTTGTCACCATCCCGCCGCAGGTTCTGGGTCAGCTGACCAAACACCCGCTGACCGACAAAGGCCTTGAAGCCTTCCTCGCCGATTGGGAAAAAACCGGCCAGTCGATCCTGTAA
- a CDS encoding DUF484 family protein codes for MEKTALRADDVADYLAEHPEFFTTRPDLLESLDLPMRELGNGVADMQQYVVARLRDEREKLRGATSELINISKSNLETQSRIHRAVLALLNARGFETFVEALQDLVPELLDLDAIALCFEECNEAPVPSCDGRVRRLVSGAVDQVLGEEQDVWLLPDDAGDEAIFGPKASDIRSAAIVRLAPFYGDPVGLVAFGVKEPDYFSPAQANDLIMFLASVIEFGVRRWLTQTV; via the coding sequence ATGGAAAAGACAGCTTTGCGCGCCGATGATGTCGCGGACTACCTTGCCGAACATCCTGAATTCTTCACCACGCGCCCGGACTTGCTTGAAAGTCTTGATCTGCCGATGCGCGAACTCGGCAATGGCGTTGCCGACATGCAGCAATATGTCGTCGCCCGGCTGCGCGATGAACGCGAAAAGCTGCGCGGGGCAACCAGCGAGCTGATCAATATTTCCAAATCCAACCTCGAAACCCAAAGCCGCATTCACCGTGCGGTTCTGGCTTTGCTTAACGCACGCGGGTTTGAAACCTTTGTCGAGGCGTTGCAAGACCTTGTCCCCGAGCTGCTCGACCTTGACGCCATCGCGCTGTGTTTCGAGGAATGCAATGAAGCGCCGGTGCCAAGCTGTGATGGCCGGGTCCGTCGCCTTGTTTCTGGTGCAGTTGATCAGGTTCTTGGCGAAGAACAGGATGTCTGGCTTCTGCCCGATGATGCAGGGGATGAGGCGATCTTTGGTCCGAAGGCATCTGATATCCGTTCTGCTGCGATTGTGCGTCTGGCACCGTTTTATGGCGATCCGGTCGGGCTTGTTGCCTTTGGCGTCAAGGAACCCGATTATTTCAGCCCGGCACAGGCCAATGACCTGATCATGTTCCTGGCTTCTGTCATCGAGTTTGGTGTGCGCCGATGGTTGACCCAAACGGTCTGA
- a CDS encoding tyrosine recombinase XerC produces MVDPNGLTAITLPNDVRDAIADWHGWLADERRASEHTTENYLADLYAFLGFVKDHLGDTPTLRDLLRLNPRDFRSWLARRSMDGMAKTSTARALSSLRNFYRFLERSGRGQNAAVQSIRNPRLPQSTPKPLAPDDAMAVLENADAWQDEPWLGKRNLALFTLLYGCGLRISEALDLNANQRPTGDSMVITGKGNKQRLVPVLPIVRDAIEDYMRSCPFAPNSDDPLFLGARGKRLVAQVAQREMRKVRELLNLPDTATPHALRHSFATHLLAGGGDLRTIQDLLGHASLSTTQRYTAVDTEQLMAVYNGTHPRARNR; encoded by the coding sequence ATGGTTGACCCAAACGGTCTGACCGCCATCACCCTGCCAAATGATGTGCGCGACGCCATTGCCGACTGGCATGGCTGGCTTGCCGATGAGCGGCGCGCATCCGAGCACACCACGGAAAACTATCTGGCCGATCTTTATGCCTTTCTGGGGTTTGTGAAAGACCATCTTGGCGATACCCCAACCCTTCGCGATTTGCTGCGTCTGAACCCGCGCGATTTTCGAAGCTGGCTGGCCCGGCGCAGCATGGATGGCATGGCCAAGACGTCTACGGCGCGTGCCCTTTCAAGCTTGCGGAATTTCTATCGTTTCCTTGAACGGTCCGGACGCGGGCAAAATGCCGCCGTGCAATCGATCCGTAACCCGCGCCTGCCGCAATCAACACCCAAGCCACTCGCACCCGATGACGCGATGGCGGTGCTTGAAAATGCCGATGCTTGGCAGGATGAACCATGGCTTGGCAAACGTAACCTCGCCCTTTTTACCCTGCTTTATGGCTGCGGATTGCGTATTTCCGAGGCGCTGGATTTGAACGCCAATCAACGCCCGACCGGGGATTCGATGGTGATCACGGGTAAGGGCAACAAGCAGCGCCTTGTCCCGGTTCTGCCCATCGTGCGCGACGCGATCGAGGATTATATGCGCAGCTGCCCGTTTGCGCCCAATAGCGATGACCCACTGTTCCTTGGTGCGCGTGGCAAACGCCTTGTCGCACAGGTCGCCCAGCGCGAAATGCGCAAGGTGCGCGAACTTTTAAACCTGCCCGATACCGCCACGCCGCATGCGCTGCGCCATTCCTTTGCCACGCATCTTTTGGCCGGGGGTGGCGATTTGCGCACCATCCAGGATTTGCTGGGTCACGCATCGCTGTCGACCACCCAGCGCTACACGGCTGTGGATACCGAACAATTGATGGCGGTCTATAACGGCACCCATCCTAGAGCGCGCAACAGATAG
- a CDS encoding YrhK family protein produces the protein MKLFRSRRFDASHRHRQIYSAYEIAYSAVDLLAAVLFIVGSFLFLDDATVKAGTWMFIIGSVFFAARPAVRLARELHLAGLGEGEGDEEDDTETSPAATGSGS, from the coding sequence ATGAAGCTCTTTCGATCCCGCCGCTTTGATGCCAGCCATCGCCACCGCCAGATTTACAGCGCCTATGAGATCGCCTATTCGGCCGTCGACCTTCTGGCTGCTGTGTTGTTCATTGTCGGAAGCTTCCTGTTTCTCGATGATGCAACGGTCAAGGCCGGGACGTGGATGTTTATCATCGGATCGGTGTTCTTTGCCGCCCGCCCTGCCGTGCGTCTTGCACGTGAACTTCATCTGGCCGGACTGGGCGAAGGGGAAGGGGATGAGGAAGACGATACCGAAACCTCGCCGGCGGCCACCGGTTCCGGTTCCTGA
- a CDS encoding glutathione S-transferase family protein encodes MILRSSGPSPFGRKVKIVAKMLGIYDQLSVEMSNTNDPADTLRQQNPLGKIPILILDDGRKIFDSRVICEYLDAQVDGTTLHPTESDARWEALTLQALGDGIVDASILQVYETRMRPEDKRHDDWLSYQAGKVKRSLDHLSANAPSLEGDLTIGHVAIACALGYLDLRFEGTWRASYPTLVSWLETFDARVPAFEATKFVA; translated from the coding sequence ATGATTCTGCGTTCGAGTGGTCCGTCGCCGTTTGGCCGGAAAGTTAAAATCGTTGCCAAGATGCTTGGCATTTATGACCAGTTGTCAGTCGAAATGTCGAACACCAACGACCCGGCCGATACCCTGCGCCAGCAAAACCCGCTGGGTAAAATTCCGATCCTGATCCTTGATGATGGCCGCAAGATTTTCGATAGCCGCGTGATCTGTGAATATCTTGACGCACAGGTCGATGGCACCACCCTGCACCCGACCGAAAGCGATGCCCGCTGGGAAGCATTGACCCTGCAGGCGCTTGGCGATGGCATTGTCGATGCATCGATCCTGCAGGTTTATGAAACCCGCATGCGCCCGGAAGACAAACGCCATGACGACTGGCTGTCCTATCAGGCAGGTAAGGTCAAACGGTCGCTGGATCATCTGAGTGCCAATGCACCGTCCCTTGAAGGGGATTTGACGATTGGCCATGTCGCGATTGCCTGTGCGCTGGGGTATCTTGATCTGCGCTTTGAGGGCACATGGCGTGCAAGCTATCCGACGCTGGTCAGCTGGCTTGAAACCTTTGACGCGCGCGTTCCGGCCTTTGAAGCCACCAAATTTGTCGCCTGA
- a CDS encoding class I SAM-dependent methyltransferase codes for MSRLNSVIRRLQAQRDCLNAAAEMIKDQDGIVLEVGLGNGRTFDHLREIMPDREIFVFDRQIAAHPKCIPDDDHLFLGDIFETLPKAVERFKGKVALVHSDVGTGDEDLNAKIASFIGSTLPPALMKGAIVASDQKIDVPGTIAEPLPEGVPKDRYFFRRYQG; via the coding sequence ATGTCCCGTCTGAACAGCGTTATCCGCCGCCTTCAAGCCCAACGCGATTGCCTGAATGCGGCCGCCGAAATGATCAAGGATCAGGACGGCATCGTGCTTGAAGTCGGGCTTGGCAACGGGCGCACCTTCGATCACCTGCGCGAAATCATGCCGGATCGCGAGATCTTCGTCTTTGATCGCCAGATCGCGGCCCACCCGAAATGCATACCCGATGATGACCATCTGTTCCTTGGCGACATCTTCGAAACCCTGCCAAAGGCGGTTGAGCGCTTCAAGGGCAAGGTTGCGCTGGTGCATTCCGATGTTGGCACCGGGGATGAAGACCTGAACGCCAAGATCGCATCCTTTATCGGATCGACCTTGCCGCCGGCATTGATGAAGGGTGCCATTGTCGCATCCGATCAGAAAATCGATGTGCCGGGCACGATTGCCGAGCCGCTTCCCGAAGGCGTTCCAAAAGATCGCTATTTCTTCCGTCGTTATCAGGGCTAA
- a CDS encoding glutamine synthetase family protein → MATANAPSPSGSQLSEAQDFLANYPDVEAIDIILTDFHGIGRGKTIRRHELESIYKSGRGLPSSIFGQDVSGEDVDDCGLVQTGGGGDCRCWPVPGTLGYLPHTGRGQLLIAMYEEDGAPHDVDPRNVFGAQVKRAEKLGFYPMGAFELEFYLVDQAPDAQGLYHPASYAITKRRSKLRNTMSVDEIDEMSPLFDAVYDGAKHLDLTLETLISEYGPGQYEMTIRYRDLMRAADDVIIAKRLIRTVARRFGKEAVFMPKPFGNEAGSGMHLHLSLAGQDGNNLFADEPDGSLSPLMLHAIGGIRGTIGETMLLLAPFMNSWRRFASAMYSPASDDWGVENRTVALRVPGTPGKTRHFEHRIAGVDANPYLVAAVTLGAALDGIEGKIDPGKPCEDEIGEAKAPNDLPRHWLDAIDQFGESEFNKRTLGDRFHTAFTKIKQAEYEQMALKVSAAEWDYYGFSV, encoded by the coding sequence GTGGCCACCGCAAACGCCCCCTCCCCCAGTGGAAGTCAATTGTCCGAAGCACAGGACTTTCTGGCCAATTATCCCGATGTCGAGGCCATCGACATCATCCTGACCGACTTTCACGGGATTGGCCGGGGCAAGACGATCCGGCGTCATGAGCTCGAAAGCATCTATAAATCTGGCCGCGGCTTGCCGAGCTCGATCTTCGGGCAGGATGTCAGTGGCGAAGATGTTGATGATTGCGGCCTTGTGCAAACCGGTGGCGGCGGGGATTGCCGCTGCTGGCCGGTGCCGGGCACGCTTGGTTATCTGCCCCATACCGGGCGCGGGCAGCTTTTGATTGCCATGTATGAAGAAGACGGCGCACCGCATGACGTGGACCCGCGCAATGTGTTTGGCGCACAGGTCAAACGGGCCGAAAAGCTTGGCTTCTATCCGATGGGCGCGTTCGAGCTTGAATTTTATCTGGTCGATCAGGCCCCGGATGCGCAAGGGCTCTATCACCCGGCCTCCTATGCCATCACCAAGCGGCGCAGCAAGCTGCGCAACACAATGTCCGTCGATGAAATTGACGAGATGTCGCCACTTTTTGATGCGGTATATGACGGGGCAAAGCATCTTGATCTGACGCTGGAAACCCTGATTTCGGAATATGGTCCCGGTCAGTATGAAATGACCATCCGCTATCGCGATCTGATGCGAGCGGCCGATGACGTGATCATCGCCAAACGCCTGATCCGCACGGTCGCACGGCGCTTTGGCAAGGAAGCGGTGTTTATGCCCAAACCATTTGGCAATGAAGCCGGATCGGGCATGCATTTGCACCTCTCACTAGCGGGCCAAGATGGCAACAACCTGTTTGCCGACGAGCCGGATGGATCGTTAAGCCCACTTATGCTGCATGCAATTGGCGGCATTCGCGGCACGATTGGTGAAACCATGTTGCTGCTGGCCCCGTTCATGAATTCCTGGCGCCGCTTTGCATCGGCGATGTATTCACCGGCCTCAGACGATTGGGGCGTTGAAAACCGCACCGTGGCGCTTCGCGTGCCGGGCACGCCTGGCAAAACCCGCCATTTCGAACACCGTATTGCCGGTGTCGATGCCAACCCCTATCTGGTTGCGGCTGTGACCCTGGGGGCGGCGCTTGACGGGATCGAAGGCAAAATCGATCCGGGCAAACCGTGCGAAGATGAAATCGGCGAGGCAAAGGCCCCCAACGACCTGCCGCGTCATTGGCTGGATGCGATTGATCAGTTTGGGGAGTCCGAATTCAACAAACGCACGCTTGGCGACCGCTTCCACACGGCCTTTACCAAAATCAAACAGGCCGAATACGAACAGATGGCGCTTAAGGTGTCTGCGGCAGAGTGGGACTATTATGGGTTTTCCGTTTGA
- the nadA gene encoding quinolinate synthase NadA translates to MNEMITIAEASADAMSEMQIDPTLDLEAEIQRLKKEKNAIILAHYYQDGEIQDLADFVGDSLDLSRKAAATDADVIVFCGVRFMAEVAKILSPNKTVLLPDSKAGCSLEDSCQPEPFRKFREQHPDHVSITYINCSAEVKAASDIIVTSSNAAEIIDQIPLDKPILWAPDRHLGSYLAKKTGRDMTLWNGSCIVHEQFSERELIRLKTQNPDAKIAAHPECHDGILKHADHIGSTRAILEYVINGPDQKYLIATEPHIIHQMEKAAPHKEFIPVPGADGSCACNNCPFMELNTLEKLYLCLVNNGPQIVMPEDLRVAAVKPLERMLEMSKNIPVKKDDAA, encoded by the coding sequence ATGAATGAAATGATCACCATTGCCGAGGCTTCGGCCGACGCAATGTCGGAAATGCAGATTGATCCCACCCTTGATCTGGAAGCTGAGATTCAGCGCCTGAAAAAGGAAAAGAATGCGATCATTCTGGCCCATTACTATCAGGATGGGGAAATTCAGGACCTTGCCGACTTTGTCGGTGACAGCCTTGATCTGTCGCGCAAGGCAGCAGCAACCGATGCCGATGTCATCGTGTTCTGCGGCGTGCGCTTCATGGCGGAAGTTGCCAAAATCCTGAGCCCGAACAAAACCGTTCTGCTGCCGGATTCCAAAGCGGGGTGCTCGCTCGAAGATTCTTGCCAGCCGGAACCGTTCCGCAAATTCCGCGAACAGCATCCTGATCACGTATCAATCACCTATATCAATTGCTCGGCCGAGGTGAAGGCTGCGTCCGATATTATCGTGACCTCGTCGAACGCGGCCGAGATCATTGATCAGATCCCGCTCGACAAGCCGATCCTTTGGGCGCCTGACCGCCATCTTGGTTCCTATCTTGCCAAGAAAACCGGTCGTGACATGACGCTTTGGAACGGGTCGTGCATCGTGCATGAACAGTTCTCCGAACGTGAGCTGATCCGCCTCAAGACCCAGAACCCGGATGCCAAGATCGCAGCCCACCCGGAATGCCATGATGGCATTCTGAAGCACGCCGATCACATCGGCTCGACCCGCGCCATTCTGGAATATGTGATCAATGGTCCGGATCAGAAATACCTGATCGCGACCGAACCCCACATCATCCACCAGATGGAAAAAGCAGCCCCGCACAAGGAATTCATTCCAGTACCGGGTGCCGACGGATCATGTGCGTGCAACAACTGCCCGTTCATGGAGCTGAATACGCTTGAAAAGCTGTATCTGTGCCTGGTCAATAACGGCCCGCAGATCGTCATGCCCGAAGACCTGCGCGTCGCAGCGGTCAAGCCGCTTGAACGCATGCTGGAAATGTCAAAGAACATTCCGGTCAAAAAAGACGACGCGGCGTAA
- the nadC gene encoding carboxylating nicotinate-nucleotide diphosphorylase, producing the protein MTVLTHAEIAEFIDRSFAEDIGTGDITSDNVVPKNARLRVALETREDIVVAGLDIALECFRKLVPDAKIEKRCEDGDAIKAKDILAVVEGNARGILTAERTALNTLQHLSGIATTTRTYVAAMGETNAKLLDTRKTLPGWRKLEKYATRMGGAQNHRMGLYDGVMIKDNHIGVVGSITKCVEAARAANLPNIEVECDTLDQVKEATDAGADIILLDNMGPDMLREAVAIVAGRCKTEASGGVTLQTIGAIAATGVDYVSVGRITQSAPAVDIGLDVAIL; encoded by the coding sequence ATGACCGTCCTGACACACGCCGAAATCGCGGAATTCATTGATCGTTCCTTTGCCGAGGATATCGGTACCGGCGACATCACATCTGACAATGTGGTGCCTAAAAATGCCCGCCTTCGCGTCGCGCTTGAAACCCGTGAAGACATCGTGGTGGCCGGGCTTGATATCGCGCTTGAGTGCTTCCGCAAGCTCGTCCCGGATGCGAAGATCGAAAAGCGCTGCGAAGATGGGGATGCGATCAAGGCCAAAGACATCCTGGCCGTGGTCGAAGGCAATGCGCGCGGTATCCTGACCGCCGAACGCACAGCGCTTAATACGCTTCAACACCTGTCGGGCATTGCCACCACCACGCGCACCTATGTCGCGGCGATGGGCGAAACAAACGCCAAACTGCTTGATACCCGCAAGACACTGCCGGGCTGGCGCAAGCTTGAAAAATACGCCACCCGCATGGGAGGCGCACAAAACCACCGCATGGGTCTTTATGACGGGGTGATGATCAAGGACAACCATATTGGTGTTGTCGGATCGATCACCAAATGCGTTGAGGCGGCGCGTGCGGCCAATCTGCCTAACATCGAGGTCGAATGTGACACTCTTGATCAGGTCAAAGAAGCCACGGACGCTGGCGCAGACATCATCCTGCTTGATAACATGGGCCCGGATATGTTGCGCGAAGCGGTTGCCATTGTCGCTGGTCGCTGCAAGACTGAGGCATCCGGGGGTGTCACCCTTCAGACCATCGGTGCAATTGCCGCAACCGGGGTCGATTACGTTTCCGTCGGGCGGATTACCCAATCCGCACCGGCCGTTGATATCGGACTTGATGTCGCAATCCTGTGA
- a CDS encoding NUDIX hydrolase: protein MRASSHSTTDPALIKVIETANWILRDGENILSVRSHGRDRFYLPGGKIDPGETAREAIKREIKEELGVDLIPGTLRQLGTFAGQGHNLPEGSIVRMTCFTGYYCGTLAPEREIAELRWLSPRERHLMAPMGQKITAALFDI, encoded by the coding sequence ATGCGCGCAAGCAGTCATAGCACCACAGACCCAGCCTTGATCAAGGTAATCGAAACCGCCAACTGGATCTTGCGCGACGGCGAAAACATCCTGTCGGTCAGAAGCCACGGTCGCGACCGGTTCTATCTGCCCGGCGGCAAGATTGATCCCGGCGAAACCGCACGCGAAGCCATCAAACGCGAAATCAAGGAAGAACTCGGTGTCGATCTGATCCCCGGCACGCTCCGCCAATTGGGCACGTTTGCCGGACAGGGCCACAACCTGCCCGAAGGGTCGATTGTGCGCATGACCTGTTTTACCGGCTATTATTGCGGAACCCTTGCGCCCGAACGCGAGATTGCCGAACTCAGGTGGCTGTCGCCACGAGAACGCCACCTGATGGCCCCGATGGGGCAAAAGATCACTGCGGCCCTTTTCGATATTTGA
- a CDS encoding isocitrate lyase/PEP mutase family protein, translating into MTQDKGAMFRALHEEPGAFIIPNPWDIGTARILAALGFRALATTSAGMAFSLGVAEGKTSPENTFKHCQVLVSATPLPVTADLEKGMGDSPESSAETIAVAASIGLAGCSLEDHTGDRANPIYDFSLAVERIQAAVEARSALPHDFVLTARCENFLWGRPDLDDTIKRLQAFEKAGADVLYAPGLYDLETIRTVCASLSKPVNVVMGMPGNTFSLTELAEAGAKRISVGSALARLAYGAFVKASREMIDTGTFGFSDQAMGFAELEEFFTRQTHKAQ; encoded by the coding sequence ATGACGCAGGACAAAGGGGCAATGTTTCGGGCGCTTCACGAAGAACCTGGTGCATTCATCATTCCAAATCCATGGGATATCGGAACAGCCAGAATTCTCGCCGCACTCGGCTTTCGCGCCTTGGCAACAACAAGTGCGGGCATGGCATTTTCCCTTGGCGTTGCCGAAGGCAAGACATCACCCGAAAATACGTTCAAGCATTGCCAGGTATTGGTTTCGGCGACACCACTTCCCGTCACTGCCGATCTTGAAAAAGGGATGGGCGATAGCCCGGAAAGCTCGGCAGAAACGATTGCGGTCGCAGCGTCAATCGGGCTGGCGGGATGTTCGCTTGAAGATCACACAGGAGACCGGGCAAACCCGATCTATGATTTTTCGCTTGCTGTTGAACGCATTCAGGCTGCTGTCGAAGCCCGATCAGCCTTGCCCCATGATTTTGTCCTGACCGCACGGTGCGAAAACTTCCTGTGGGGACGCCCCGACCTTGACGACACGATCAAGCGCCTTCAGGCCTTTGAAAAGGCAGGGGCGGATGTTCTTTATGCGCCGGGCTTGTATGATCTTGAGACGATCCGAACGGTTTGCGCATCGCTGAGCAAACCGGTGAATGTCGTTATGGGCATGCCCGGAAACACCTTCAGCCTGACTGAACTGGCGGAGGCGGGCGCAAAAAGGATCAGCGTCGGATCAGCACTTGCCCGCCTTGCCTATGGCGCCTTTGTCAAAGCATCGCGTGAAATGATCGATACCGGCACATTCGGATTTTCCGACCAGGCCATGGGCTTTGCCGAGCTTGAAGAATTTTTCACCCGACAAACCCACAAAGCCCAATAG